From a single Lactococcus allomyrinae genomic region:
- a CDS encoding F0F1 ATP synthase subunit gamma, with amino-acid sequence MGASLNEIKTKIASTKKTSQITGAMQMVSAAKLQKAESHAKAFQVYAQKVRKITTDLVSSDKGPSKNPMMIKREVKKTGYLVITSDRGLVGGYNSNILKSVMSTLRTKHANESEYTILALGGTGADFFKARGVKVSYELRGLSDQPTFEEVRAIVTEAVSEYQAEEFDELYVCYNHHINSLTSDARMEKMLPISFDKKEGEKNSLETFELEPDRETILNQLLPQYAESMIYGSIVDAKTAEHAAGMTAMRTATDNAHSVINDLTIQYNRARQASITQEITEIVAGAAAL; translated from the coding sequence TATGCAGATGGTGTCTGCTGCAAAGTTGCAAAAGGCTGAATCGCACGCAAAAGCTTTTCAAGTATATGCGCAAAAAGTTCGTAAAATTACGACTGACTTGGTTTCTTCCGATAAAGGTCCTTCTAAAAATCCGATGATGATTAAGCGTGAAGTCAAAAAGACGGGGTATCTTGTGATTACTTCTGACCGTGGCTTAGTTGGCGGATATAATTCAAATATCTTGAAATCAGTAATGAGCACTCTTCGTACTAAACACGCAAATGAATCTGAATATACGATTTTAGCATTGGGAGGGACAGGTGCAGATTTCTTTAAGGCACGTGGTGTAAAAGTTTCTTATGAGCTTAGAGGTTTATCTGATCAACCCACATTTGAAGAAGTTCGTGCAATTGTTACTGAAGCAGTAAGTGAGTATCAGGCAGAAGAGTTTGATGAACTCTATGTTTGTTATAATCACCACATTAATTCATTAACAAGCGATGCACGGATGGAAAAGATGTTACCTATCTCATTTGATAAGAAAGAAGGAGAAAAGAATTCTCTTGAAACTTTTGAGTTGGAACCTGATCGTGAAACAATTTTGAATCAACTGCTACCACAATATGCAGAAAGCATGATATATGGTTCTATTGTTGATGCAAAGACTGCAGAACATGCTGCGGGTATGACCGCAATGCGGACTGCAACGGACAATGCCCACTCAGTAATCAACGATTTGACGATTCAATACAATCGAGCTCGTCAAGCGTCAATTACACAAGAAATTACTGAAATTGTTGCTGGTGCGGCAGCATTGTAA
- the atpD gene encoding F0F1 ATP synthase subunit beta encodes MSSGKITQVIGPVVDVEFGFDAKLPEINNALIVYKDVNGVKTKITLEVALELGDGAVRTIAMESTDGLTRGLEVLDTGKAVSVPVGESTLGRVFNVLGDVIDGGEPFAEDAERNPIHKKAPTFDELSTANEILVTGIKVVDLLAPYLKGGKVGLFGGAGVGKTVLIQELIHNIAQEHGGISVFTGVGERTREGNDLYWEMKESGVIEKTAMVFGQMNEPPGARMRVALTGLTLAEYFRDVQGQDVLLFIDNIFRFTQAGSEVSALLGRMPSAVGYQPTLATEMGQLQERITSTKKGSVTSIQAIYVPADDYTDPAPATAFAHLDSTTNLERRLTQMGIYPAVDPLASSSRALTPEIVGEEHYEVAMEVQRVLQRYKELQDIIAILGMDELSDDEKILVGRARRIQFFLSQNFHVAEQFTGQPGSYVPVDKTVHDFKEILEGKYDEIPEDAFRSVGPIEDVLEKAKSMGY; translated from the coding sequence TTGAGTTCTGGTAAAATTACTCAGGTTATTGGTCCCGTCGTTGACGTGGAATTTGGCTTTGATGCTAAATTGCCTGAGATTAACAATGCCTTGATTGTCTACAAAGATGTCAATGGTGTAAAAACTAAAATTACGCTTGAAGTTGCTTTGGAACTTGGTGATGGTGCTGTTCGTACTATTGCAATGGAATCTACCGATGGCTTGACTCGTGGACTTGAAGTCCTTGACACAGGTAAAGCGGTCAGCGTACCAGTTGGTGAGTCAACACTTGGACGTGTATTTAATGTCTTAGGTGACGTGATTGATGGTGGTGAACCTTTTGCAGAAGATGCAGAACGTAATCCAATCCATAAAAAAGCTCCAACATTTGATGAATTATCAACAGCAAATGAAATCCTTGTTACGGGAATTAAAGTTGTCGATTTGCTTGCTCCTTACCTTAAAGGTGGTAAAGTTGGACTTTTCGGTGGTGCCGGAGTTGGTAAAACTGTCCTTATTCAAGAATTGATTCACAACATTGCCCAAGAACACGGTGGTATTTCTGTGTTTACTGGTGTTGGGGAACGTACTCGTGAAGGGAATGACCTTTACTGGGAAATGAAAGAATCAGGCGTTATTGAAAAAACTGCCATGGTCTTTGGTCAAATGAATGAACCACCTGGAGCACGTATGCGTGTTGCTTTGACCGGACTTACACTTGCTGAATATTTCCGTGACGTGCAAGGTCAAGACGTGTTGCTCTTTATTGACAATATTTTCCGTTTCACACAAGCAGGTTCAGAAGTTTCAGCCCTTTTGGGTCGTATGCCTTCTGCCGTTGGTTACCAACCAACACTTGCTACTGAAATGGGACAATTACAAGAACGTATTACTTCTACTAAGAAGGGTTCTGTTACATCTATCCAAGCGATTTATGTCCCTGCCGATGACTATACTGACCCAGCACCGGCGACAGCTTTCGCCCATTTGGACTCTACGACAAACTTGGAACGTCGTTTGACACAAATGGGTATTTATCCAGCCGTTGACCCACTCGCTTCATCATCACGTGCGCTTACACCTGAAATTGTCGGTGAAGAACACTATGAAGTAGCTATGGAAGTTCAACGTGTCCTCCAACGTTATAAAGAATTACAAGATATTATCGCAATTCTTGGTATGGACGAGTTGTCAGATGATGAAAAAATCCTTGTTGGTCGCGCGCGTCGTATTCAGTTCTTCCTTTCACAAAACTTCCATGTGGCTGAACAATTTACAGGTCAACCTGGTTCTTATGTTCCAGTTGATAAGACTGTTCATGACTTCAAAGAAATTTTGGAAGGTAAGTATGATGAAATCCCTGAAGATGCTTTCCGTAGTGTAGGTCCAATTGAGGATGTACTCGAAAAAGCAAAATCAATGGGCTATTAA
- a CDS encoding amino acid ABC transporter ATP-binding protein, giving the protein MGINTQIEVTDLHKYYGKNEVLKGISTKFEKGDVVCIIGPSGSGKSTFLRTLNGLEAATSGDIIVDGFNLTDKNTNLNLVRQNIGMVFQQFNLFPNMTVIQNITYAPVELKKVTKEEAEEKALKLLETVGLLDKKDAMPEMLSGGQKQRVAIARALAMNPDVMLFDEPTSALDPEMVGDVLAVMQKLAEDGMTMLIVTHEMGFARKVANRVIFTDGGVILEDGTPEELFDHPKHPRLQDFLSKVLNA; this is encoded by the coding sequence ATGGGAATTAATACTCAAATCGAAGTCACTGATCTTCACAAATATTATGGGAAAAATGAAGTTTTAAAAGGAATTAGCACAAAATTTGAAAAGGGAGATGTTGTCTGTATCATCGGCCCTTCAGGTTCTGGAAAATCTACTTTCTTACGAACTTTAAACGGTCTTGAAGCAGCCACTTCTGGCGACATCATCGTTGACGGTTTCAATCTGACAGATAAAAATACTAATCTTAATCTTGTGCGACAAAATATTGGAATGGTTTTTCAACAGTTTAATCTTTTCCCAAATATGACCGTGATACAAAACATTACTTATGCACCGGTTGAGCTAAAAAAGGTAACTAAAGAAGAAGCCGAAGAAAAAGCTTTAAAATTGCTTGAAACAGTTGGTCTTTTAGACAAAAAAGATGCGATGCCCGAAATGTTATCTGGCGGTCAAAAACAACGCGTTGCTATCGCTCGGGCGCTCGCAATGAATCCTGATGTTATGCTCTTTGATGAGCCAACATCTGCACTAGACCCTGAAATGGTTGGTGATGTCCTTGCAGTAATGCAAAAACTTGCAGAAGACGGAATGACAATGCTCATTGTTACTCATGAAATGGGATTTGCACGAAAAGTGGCCAACCGTGTTATTTTCACAGACGGTGGTGTTATCCTTGAGGATGGTACACCTGAAGAATTATTTGACCATCCAAAACATCCTCGTTTACAAGATTTCCTATCCAAAGTACTTAACGCTTAA
- a CDS encoding lectin-like domain-containing protein, with the protein MNNISYKVVQADTTTSQLVPGQSTDTGNHIYPLNANTNSALWTNVGTAQTNSTSPFSVSLVNNQSTAAGYALFNGAIDMSQRVSFSGMFSLRAHSGTNPFAAGDSLGFILTPKSTDFIANNLQTNVAADGTSNVVGKYLGIGGLPDSIFVGRDLYQNSDVDLDGAGTENAASNNIAIRQTNSSGTLITKDYATASAPDSGATVTDNMEIEWQPTSVSTNESTVTGVLTYTISSASGVTLSVLTETLSVARSMSLGVIGATGGNYGILSYSSTSDDFNAYKGTQNVQVNYLDQETGQSIINTLPSTIIANVGDKLTVFGKQLRDVVDVNTYSYLAPEISGYMFVSANPMIVANNDLVNNVINVYYKKIPIGKAHFSYQYNSDVTDRSIALPSIDDTQGEVNTAVIMPKLTNLPVDYFVSKVMTADGQQYATLEDALADAKYTNEDLQFTLIVSKVSAPETSDKGSNEVNPKKDINNEQAEQKPKTSATVVVPKKKQSTKEKSTKQNNEVKSKSKDIKLPLTPPLAPSSLKPELPRSSDAIAIKKLVEQSEASAHNLKVKVAGTAGLFAGGAVAFGTLTGLGKFAKLWKILKK; encoded by the coding sequence TTGAATAATATTAGTTATAAAGTTGTTCAGGCAGATACTACAACTTCTCAACTTGTTCCAGGTCAAAGCACTGATACTGGGAATCATATATATCCATTAAATGCCAATACGAATTCAGCATTATGGACAAATGTAGGTACTGCTCAAACGAATTCTACCTCTCCTTTTTCAGTAAGTTTGGTAAATAATCAGTCAACAGCTGCGGGCTATGCACTATTTAATGGTGCAATTGATATGTCTCAGAGGGTTAGTTTTTCAGGAATGTTTTCTTTACGTGCTCATTCTGGTACAAATCCTTTTGCTGCAGGCGACTCATTAGGATTTATCTTGACACCAAAGTCTACAGATTTTATAGCGAATAACTTGCAAACAAATGTTGCTGCGGATGGAACTTCAAATGTTGTGGGGAAATATTTGGGCATTGGAGGTTTGCCAGATTCAATTTTTGTAGGTAGAGATTTGTATCAAAACTCTGATGTAGATTTAGACGGAGCCGGTACAGAAAATGCGGCATCGAATAATATTGCAATTCGTCAGACAAATAGTAGTGGAACGTTAATTACAAAAGACTATGCGACTGCTTCGGCACCTGATAGTGGTGCTACTGTTACTGACAATATGGAGATAGAGTGGCAGCCGACTTCTGTCAGTACTAACGAAAGTACTGTGACAGGAGTGTTGACTTACACTATTTCATCAGCAAGCGGAGTAACGTTATCAGTATTGACAGAAACATTATCCGTTGCTCGTTCAATGTCACTTGGTGTTATTGGTGCAACGGGAGGAAATTATGGGATTCTGAGCTATTCGAGTACTAGTGATGATTTTAATGCTTATAAAGGAACACAGAATGTTCAGGTTAACTATCTTGATCAAGAAACAGGTCAATCTATAATCAATACTTTGCCTTCAACAATTATAGCTAATGTGGGAGATAAACTTACAGTATTTGGTAAACAATTAAGGGATGTTGTTGATGTAAATACTTATTCTTATCTTGCTCCAGAAATTTCTGGCTATATGTTTGTTTCTGCAAACCCTATGATTGTGGCGAACAATGATTTAGTAAATAATGTAATCAATGTTTATTATAAAAAGATACCTATAGGAAAAGCACATTTTTCTTATCAATATAACTCTGATGTGACTGATCGTTCTATTGCACTTCCTAGTATTGATGATACACAAGGTGAGGTAAACACGGCGGTTATCATGCCCAAACTTACTAATCTGCCAGTAGATTATTTTGTGTCAAAAGTAATGACTGCTGATGGTCAGCAATATGCTACTTTAGAAGATGCACTTGCAGATGCGAAATACACAAATGAAGACTTGCAGTTTACACTTATTGTTTCAAAAGTGTCCGCACCTGAGACAAGTGATAAAGGTTCAAATGAAGTGAACCCTAAAAAAGATATAAATAATGAGCAAGCTGAACAGAAACCAAAAACATCGGCAACAGTAGTTGTACCAAAGAAAAAGCAGAGCACAAAAGAGAAATCAACCAAACAAAACAATGAAGTTAAGAGTAAATCTAAAGATATTAAGTTACCACTGACACCGCCATTGGCACCGTCATCCCTGAAACCTGAACTCCCTCGGTCATCAGATGCGATAGCGATAAAAAAACTTGTTGAACAGTCGGAAGCGTCTGCACACAACTTGAAAGTAAAAGTGGCTGGTACGGCTGGACTATTTGCTGGTGGAGCAGTTGCTTTTGGAACACTCACAGGTTTAGGTAAGTTTGCTAAATTGTGGAAAATACTAAAAAAATAA
- a CDS encoding F0F1 ATP synthase subunit epsilon: MSENIMTLQVITPAGMVYDHHAIYITARTTNGEIGILPNMISTIAGLQIDELKVRRPDDEKHVDYIAVNGGIIEIKDSLVTIVADSAERNRDIDVSRAERAKIRAEKELEVAKAEKKSDEIKRAEVALHRALNRLNVSSHK, from the coding sequence ATGTCTGAAAACATTATGACGCTTCAAGTTATTACTCCCGCTGGAATGGTCTATGACCACCATGCAATATATATTACTGCTAGAACTACCAATGGTGAAATTGGTATTTTACCTAATATGATTTCTACAATTGCAGGTTTGCAAATTGATGAGCTAAAAGTTCGACGTCCAGATGATGAAAAACATGTGGATTATATTGCAGTAAATGGTGGAATCATTGAAATTAAAGATAGTTTAGTAACAATTGTTGCAGATTCCGCTGAGCGTAATCGTGACATTGATGTTTCCCGTGCGGAGCGTGCTAAGATACGTGCAGAAAAAGAACTTGAAGTTGCCAAAGCTGAGAAAAAATCAGATGAAATTAAGCGTGCAGAAGTTGCACTTCATCGTGCGTTGAATCGCTTAAACGTCTCATCACACAAGTAA
- a CDS encoding amino acid ABC transporter substrate-binding protein/permease produces MKKLFLALAVLFATVTAFSISPTKVNAETTVKIASDSAYAPFEFQNDQKKWVGIDVDIMHEVAKINGWKLEMSFPGFDAALQNLKGGQVDGVIAGMTITDERKQTFDFSNPYYTSALTIATTKASKLDDYSQLKGKALGAKNGTAAQTWLQNNQKKYGYTIKTYSDGVHMFAALASGNIDGAMDEVPVISYAITQGQDLAMNFPSISLPGGYGFAVMKGQNSNLVDGFNKALAEMKANGDYDKILQKYTASASKKAVPKKAVYTIASDNSFAPFEFQNSQKQFTGIDVDLLNAIAKEQGFKLKWNFVGFQAAVDAVQAGHADGMMSGMSITDARKQVFDYGNPYFSSNLTLATEKTDDSIKSWSDLKGKTLGAKNGTASFDYLNKNAKKYGYTVKTFTDATTMYSSLNNGSIDALMDDEPVIKYAIKQGQTFKTPLKAIPDGQYGFAVKKGTNPELIQMFNNGLAALRANGEYDKIIGKYLANDAPALTQDAKENTIGGILKNNWQQIGHGLLITLELALVSFVLALIVGIIFGLFSVAPSQLLRGISRVYVDLNRSIPLLVLTIFIFYGIPNLLQMITGHQSPLNEFTAGVIALTLNESSYIAEIVRGGVKAVPLGQMEASRSLGVPYVTSMRKVILPQAIKITIPSLINQFVITLKDTTLVSVIGLVELLQTGQIIVARNFQAFRVYGLIGLVYMIVLLLLMWVGRRVEKKMK; encoded by the coding sequence ATGAAGAAATTATTCCTTGCTCTGGCAGTATTATTTGCCACCGTCACAGCTTTCTCAATTTCCCCAACCAAGGTAAATGCAGAAACAACCGTAAAAATCGCATCAGACAGCGCCTATGCGCCCTTTGAATTTCAAAATGACCAGAAAAAATGGGTAGGTATTGATGTTGATATCATGCACGAAGTTGCCAAAATTAATGGTTGGAAATTAGAAATGAGTTTTCCGGGCTTTGACGCGGCCCTGCAAAATCTTAAAGGTGGACAAGTAGACGGCGTTATTGCTGGTATGACAATTACTGACGAACGCAAACAGACTTTCGACTTTTCAAATCCTTACTATACTTCAGCCCTAACTATCGCTACAACTAAAGCTTCAAAGCTTGACGATTACAGTCAACTTAAAGGCAAAGCGCTTGGTGCTAAAAACGGTACAGCCGCACAAACTTGGCTTCAAAATAATCAAAAGAAATATGGCTATACCATCAAAACTTACTCTGATGGTGTTCATATGTTCGCAGCACTAGCTTCAGGCAACATCGATGGAGCTATGGATGAAGTTCCCGTTATCTCTTACGCCATCACACAAGGACAAGATTTAGCAATGAATTTTCCTTCCATATCACTTCCTGGTGGTTACGGCTTTGCAGTAATGAAAGGTCAAAACTCAAATCTTGTTGATGGCTTCAATAAAGCTCTTGCTGAAATGAAAGCCAACGGTGACTATGATAAGATTTTGCAAAAATATACTGCCAGTGCTTCAAAAAAAGCTGTGCCTAAAAAAGCAGTTTATACTATTGCTTCCGATAATAGCTTTGCTCCATTTGAATTTCAAAATTCTCAAAAACAATTCACTGGTATTGACGTTGACCTTCTGAATGCTATCGCAAAAGAACAAGGGTTCAAACTTAAATGGAACTTTGTAGGTTTCCAAGCAGCAGTTGACGCTGTACAAGCTGGACACGCCGACGGGATGATGTCAGGAATGTCTATTACAGATGCCCGTAAACAAGTATTTGATTATGGAAATCCTTATTTTTCTTCTAACTTGACTCTCGCCACAGAAAAAACAGATGATAGTATAAAGTCATGGAGCGATCTCAAAGGTAAAACGCTTGGTGCAAAAAATGGAACTGCTTCATTTGACTATCTCAATAAAAATGCTAAAAAATATGGTTATACTGTGAAAACCTTCACCGATGCCACAACAATGTACTCCTCCTTAAATAACGGCTCAATTGACGCTCTTATGGATGATGAACCCGTTATCAAATATGCTATTAAACAAGGTCAAACCTTCAAAACACCTCTGAAAGCTATCCCTGATGGTCAATATGGGTTTGCAGTTAAAAAAGGAACAAACCCTGAGTTGATTCAAATGTTCAACAATGGACTTGCTGCTCTTCGTGCTAATGGTGAATATGACAAAATTATCGGCAAATATCTTGCCAATGATGCTCCCGCTTTAACACAAGATGCCAAAGAAAATACAATTGGTGGTATTCTTAAAAATAACTGGCAACAAATTGGACATGGTTTATTAATCACACTTGAACTTGCTCTTGTATCATTCGTTCTTGCTTTAATTGTTGGGATTATCTTTGGCCTTTTCTCAGTCGCACCAAGTCAATTACTCCGCGGAATCTCTCGCGTTTATGTTGACTTGAACCGTTCAATTCCATTGCTTGTTTTGACCATCTTTATCTTTTACGGTATTCCTAACTTATTGCAAATGATTACTGGTCATCAATCACCATTAAATGAGTTTACAGCTGGGGTCATTGCTCTGACACTTAACGAGTCATCCTACATTGCCGAAATCGTACGTGGTGGTGTTAAAGCTGTTCCACTTGGACAAATGGAAGCAAGTCGTTCACTTGGTGTTCCCTATGTCACTTCAATGCGTAAAGTAATTTTGCCACAAGCAATCAAAATTACAATTCCTAGTTTGATTAATCAATTTGTTATCACACTCAAAGATACAACACTTGTTTCTGTTATCGGTCTTGTTGAATTGCTTCAAACTGGTCAAATCATCGTCGCTCGTAACTTCCAAGCTTTCCGAGTCTATGGCTTAATTGGCTTGGTTTACATGATTGTCCTTCTTCTGCTCATGTGGGTTGGACGTCGTGTAGAAAAGAAAATGAAATAA